The following coding sequences are from one Desulfonatronum thioautotrophicum window:
- a CDS encoding glycosyltransferase family 4 protein yields the protein MSDIDQSYTGRDIMRRIGFVTYINPSPAKGGTLFLRLVSMAYQYRPDITFLVLEGRMSRSQWVKESRIDPGGFANVFWLPNQSDMRRVYQRTSILLFPTFCNEAAGRTVAEAQLNGLPVIASDRGGVPEQLNGGGICLPNPPGCNDDFSVMPTEEHVRSWLDALSGLLNNPDEYDSACTLALEASRPFQPDNSRQAAVDFYSSLFAM from the coding sequence TTGTCCGATATTGATCAGAGCTATACAGGCCGGGATATTATGCGCCGGATTGGGTTTGTAACCTACATTAACCCTTCTCCGGCCAAAGGAGGAACGCTGTTTTTGCGACTCGTGAGTATGGCTTATCAATATCGCCCGGACATCACGTTTCTGGTTCTGGAAGGCCGGATGTCCAGGTCCCAATGGGTTAAGGAATCCCGTATTGATCCTGGAGGATTTGCCAATGTTTTTTGGTTGCCCAATCAAAGTGATATGCGCCGGGTCTACCAGCGAACCAGTATTCTTCTCTTCCCGACATTTTGCAATGAAGCGGCCGGCCGGACCGTAGCGGAAGCCCAGCTTAACGGCCTGCCCGTCATCGCCAGTGACAGAGGTGGGGTGCCCGAGCAGTTGAATGGAGGCGGGATTTGTTTGCCCAATCCTCCGGGATGCAATGACGATTTCAGCGTAATGCCCACCGAGGAACACGTCAGATCCTGGCTTGATGCTCTAAGCGGACTACTCAACAATCCGGATGAATATGACAGTGCCTGTACCCTGGCTCTGGAGGCATCCAGGCCGTTTCAGCCGGACAATTCACGCCAGGCTGCCGTGGATTTCTATTCCAGTCTTTTTGCAATGTAA
- a CDS encoding ABC transporter permease has translation MHHYVTPDTSFTAPLQTAFRHRHLILELTRRDIAMRYRGSLMGITWSFLIPLLMLIVYTLFFTLIFNARWGLSENETRTDFAVILFVGLLIHGFFADCINRSPGLIISNVNYVKKVVFPLEILPFVMLGSALFHIALSLLVLFLAMLLLSHQISWTALLFPIVFLPLIFTTLGLAWLLSSLGVFIRDIGQITNVFTTILLFASGVFFPLSSIPPPYRDFLALNPLAYIIEQSRDVLLFGTLPGGVGLLASLLAGLVITWAGYWWFQKTRNGFADVL, from the coding sequence ATGCATCATTACGTCACACCCGATACCTCCTTCACAGCACCACTTCAGACCGCTTTCCGTCACCGACACCTCATCCTGGAATTGACCAGACGTGACATCGCCATGCGCTACCGGGGCTCCCTGATGGGTATCACGTGGTCTTTTTTGATCCCGTTGCTCATGCTTATTGTCTATACTCTCTTCTTTACCCTGATATTCAATGCGCGTTGGGGTTTGAGTGAAAATGAGACACGTACGGACTTTGCCGTCATCCTGTTTGTCGGGCTGCTCATCCATGGTTTTTTTGCTGATTGCATCAACAGATCGCCAGGACTCATTATCTCCAACGTCAACTATGTGAAAAAAGTTGTCTTTCCCCTGGAGATTCTCCCTTTTGTCATGCTGGGCTCGGCTCTATTTCATATTGCCTTAAGCTTGCTGGTGCTTTTTCTGGCCATGTTGCTTTTAAGCCACCAAATATCATGGACGGCACTTCTTTTTCCCATTGTGTTTTTGCCGCTCATATTTACGACCCTCGGCCTTGCCTGGCTGCTGTCCTCCCTTGGCGTCTTCATCCGCGACATCGGACAGATCACCAACGTCTTCACCACCATTCTGCTTTTCGCTTCCGGAGTCTTTTTTCCTTTAAGCAGCATCCCCCCCCCATATCGTGATTTTTTGGCGCTCAATCCATTGGCCTACATAATCGAGCAGAGCCGCGACGTCCTGCTGTTTGGAACACTGCCTGGCGGGGTCGGCCTGTTGGCAAGTCTTCTAGCCGGCTTGGTCATTACATGGGCCGGATACTGGTGGTTCCAGAAGACTCGCAACGGCTTCGCCGACGTATTATAG
- a CDS encoding S8 family serine peptidase, with protein MINDPLFPYQWQLHPSSPWNVRAFPVWPDYTGKGVTVFVADDGFQVDHPDLAANVVSHVDLATMTPDGRAQAERENHGTAVAGLIAAPINDLGVVGVAPDAGLVLGRMEFGDDVPEEAFLTQVTRAFSQAVNHDVMNNSWGFGPLEDTWFDNTLQQAFANLDTAAREGRGGLGTIIVFSAGNETLDDETDLPTMFNSNLKNFQNHPYTIAVANLAEDGSIYSGEGHSLPGANVLVAAPGEGTLTTDRLPPDGYIYDAAYTDFGGTSAASPVTAGIVALMLEANPDLGFRDVQEILAYSARETPFMQARTNGAGNWNLGGLTFSDAFGFGVVDALAAVRLAETWHKQSTAHNQLELQSDLTALAGRALGATLSHSFNVAENFSLEHVLLAVSMDVVSLEYLRIDLISPSGTRSTLISEALLETEDLIFELSSVQFLGEDAAGTWTLEITNTGPTGRINEIGFTALGCDAPKAHIITDAVLDITGPLVMDTEGYSFINTAPFTGETMINLITGETAFNNSIGIITNPAVIQRIATGDANDTIVVNSQDNIVMTGRGNDVIFSGFGNNSIYGGVGFDIVSYTHHAPDGIQISGNRYQAIVNGTDFSDELYDITLVLFGNNAVTMLAPPGGITTYGLDLGYYLEQNFDVKTAVEKGLVSVKDHYLQWGRFEGRDPHPLFNTSYYLEYNPDVAQAVRQGSVTAHDHYQNWGWLEGRDSSFFFSTRTYLDVYEDVALAGINPLDHYLMLGIDESRTAFLAS; from the coding sequence GTGATAAACGACCCCCTCTTCCCTTACCAGTGGCAGCTTCACCCCTCCTCCCCCTGGAACGTCAGAGCCTTTCCCGTCTGGCCGGACTATACGGGCAAGGGGGTGACCGTGTTCGTTGCAGATGACGGATTTCAGGTGGATCATCCGGACCTGGCCGCCAATGTTGTGAGCCATGTTGACCTGGCCACCATGACTCCGGACGGCCGGGCGCAGGCGGAGAGGGAGAATCACGGCACGGCCGTGGCAGGGCTGATCGCCGCGCCGATCAACGACCTGGGCGTTGTCGGCGTGGCCCCGGACGCCGGCCTGGTGCTGGGTCGGATGGAATTTGGCGACGACGTGCCGGAGGAAGCCTTTCTGACGCAGGTCACCCGGGCTTTTTCCCAGGCTGTAAACCATGATGTAATGAACAACAGCTGGGGTTTTGGCCCCCTGGAAGACACCTGGTTCGACAACACATTGCAGCAGGCCTTCGCCAATCTGGACACTGCGGCCCGCGAGGGTCGCGGCGGGCTGGGCACGATCATCGTTTTTTCCGCGGGCAACGAAACCTTGGACGATGAGACGGACCTGCCGACGATGTTCAACTCCAACCTCAAGAATTTCCAGAACCATCCCTACACCATTGCCGTGGCCAATCTGGCCGAGGATGGGTCCATCTATTCCGGCGAAGGCCACTCCCTGCCCGGGGCCAACGTTCTGGTGGCCGCTCCCGGCGAAGGCACCCTGACCACGGACCGCCTACCCCCGGACGGGTATATTTACGACGCGGCCTACACGGACTTCGGCGGCACCTCCGCCGCCTCGCCGGTGACCGCCGGCATCGTGGCCCTGATGCTGGAGGCCAATCCGGACCTGGGCTTTCGCGACGTCCAGGAAATCCTGGCTTACAGCGCCCGGGAGACGCCCTTCATGCAGGCCCGGACCAACGGGGCCGGGAACTGGAACCTGGGCGGCCTGACCTTTTCCGACGCCTTCGGCTTCGGCGTGGTGGACGCCCTGGCTGCGGTGCGTCTGGCCGAGACGTGGCACAAACAAAGCACCGCGCACAATCAACTGGAACTGCAAAGCGATCTGACCGCCCTTGCCGGCCGCGCCTTGGGCGCCACGCTCTCCCACTCCTTCAACGTCGCGGAAAATTTCTCCCTGGAACACGTCCTGTTGGCCGTGAGCATGGACGTCGTCTCCCTGGAGTACCTGCGCATCGACCTGATCTCCCCCTCCGGAACCCGCTCCACCCTGATCAGCGAGGCCCTGTTGGAAACCGAGGACCTGATTTTCGAACTCTCCAGCGTCCAATTCCTGGGCGAGGACGCCGCAGGAACCTGGACCCTGGAAATTACCAACACCGGGCCGACCGGACGGATCAACGAAATCGGCTTCACAGCCCTGGGCTGCGACGCGCCCAAGGCGCACATCATCACGGACGCGGTGCTCGACATAACCGGTCCACTGGTTATGGACACGGAAGGCTACTCCTTTATCAACACCGCGCCGTTCACCGGCGAAACAATGATCAACCTCATAACCGGAGAGACGGCCTTCAACAATTCCATCGGCATTATCACCAATCCTGCCGTCATCCAAAGAATTGCCACAGGTGATGCCAACGACACCATCGTTGTCAATTCCCAGGACAACATCGTCATGACCGGTCGCGGCAACGATGTGATATTCAGTGGGTTTGGCAATAACAGCATCTACGGAGGGGTCGGCTTCGACATAGTTTCTTATACCCATCACGCCCCAGACGGGATTCAAATATCCGGAAACCGGTATCAGGCCATCGTCAACGGCACGGACTTTAGTGATGAGCTATATGACATTACACTCGTACTCTTCGGGAATAATGCCGTGACGATGCTTGCACCTCCGGGTGGAATAACCACTTACGGACTGGATCTGGGTTATTATCTGGAACAGAATTTCGACGTAAAAACCGCCGTGGAAAAGGGACTTGTGTCCGTTAAGGACCACTATCTGCAATGGGGACGATTTGAAGGTCGCGACCCGCATCCATTGTTCAACACCTCGTACTACCTGGAATACAATCCGGATGTCGCCCAAGCGGTGCGGCAGGGCTCGGTGACGGCACATGACCATTACCAAAACTGGGGCTGGCTTGAAGGACGGGATTCTTCATTTTTTTTCTCGACCAGAACATACCTTGATGTGTATGAAGATGTCGCCCTGGCCGGGATCAACCCACTAGATCATTACCTCATGCTCGGTATCGACGAATCTCGTACCGCATTCCTGGCGTCATAA
- a CDS encoding HlyD family type I secretion periplasmic adaptor subunit yields MEKQLSLPTAKKPNTEPKAPSDNTRPIILAGLLIILLFFGGLGVWAATATISAAVIAQGEVKVDSNRRTVQHLEGGIVREILVRDGDRVSRGQVLIRLEAEQVSATFDLQQGQRDHLLAVKARLEAERDRAARVSWPSELLERRNEFNVAAIMEGEEKIFQARRSALQSQTSLLQTQIEQLQVLISSLQEQAVAVERIIASLTEEIESKTILMEGRYLERSHIMELARALDGHRARQEQLIGERAQTRERIAELRLRIQDLNTQYMQEAVTRLGEVQNSLFELEDRRRPTIDQARRLEITAPDDGIVVGLKVHTPGGVIAPRDPLMDIVPGDMPLIVEAQVDVHRISDLHVGQQAELVLTAFKQRTTPRAQGTLTYISADRLTTQTPHGNFPYFETRIAIDRDSLIAAINDPALLTPGMPVEVYIKTHPRTVLQYLMEPVTAGLRKALREQ; encoded by the coding sequence ATGGAAAAACAACTCTCACTCCCCACAGCGAAGAAACCCAATACCGAACCAAAAGCCCCATCCGACAATACCCGGCCAATCATCCTTGCGGGGTTGCTGATCATTCTTCTTTTTTTCGGAGGACTGGGCGTCTGGGCGGCCACTGCCACCATCAGCGCGGCGGTCATCGCCCAGGGCGAGGTCAAGGTGGATTCCAACCGCCGGACCGTGCAGCATCTGGAAGGCGGCATCGTTCGGGAAATTCTGGTTCGTGACGGCGACCGAGTCAGCCGCGGTCAGGTGCTGATCCGCCTGGAAGCAGAGCAGGTCAGCGCGACCTTCGACCTCCAACAAGGCCAACGCGATCATCTCCTTGCGGTCAAGGCCCGCCTGGAGGCTGAACGGGATCGCGCCGCGCGGGTTTCCTGGCCCTCGGAGCTGTTGGAGCGCCGAAACGAGTTCAACGTAGCCGCCATCATGGAAGGCGAAGAAAAAATCTTCCAGGCCCGTCGCTCGGCCCTGCAAAGCCAAACCAGCCTGCTTCAGACCCAGATCGAGCAGCTTCAGGTCCTGATCAGCAGCCTGCAGGAGCAGGCCGTGGCCGTGGAGCGGATCATCGCCTCCCTGACCGAGGAGATCGAATCCAAAACCATTCTCATGGAGGGCCGCTACCTGGAACGCTCGCACATTATGGAACTTGCCCGCGCCCTGGACGGTCATCGCGCCCGCCAGGAGCAACTCATCGGCGAACGGGCCCAGACTAGGGAGCGCATCGCCGAATTGCGGCTGCGCATCCAGGATCTGAACACCCAGTACATGCAAGAGGCCGTGACCAGACTTGGCGAAGTCCAAAACTCCCTGTTCGAGCTGGAAGACCGCCGGCGCCCGACCATCGACCAAGCCCGTCGCCTGGAAATCACCGCTCCGGACGACGGCATCGTGGTCGGCCTCAAGGTGCATACCCCCGGAGGAGTCATCGCTCCTCGTGATCCGCTTATGGATATCGTGCCCGGCGACATGCCCCTGATCGTAGAGGCCCAGGTGGACGTACACCGGATCAGCGATCTGCATGTCGGTCAACAGGCCGAACTGGTGCTCACCGCATTCAAGCAGCGCACCACGCCCCGGGCACAGGGTACGCTGACCTATATCTCCGCTGACCGTCTGACCACCCAGACCCCTCACGGCAACTTCCCGTACTTCGAAACCCGAATCGCCATAGACCGCGACTCACTGATCGCCGCCATCAACGATCCGGCCTTGCTCACCCCGGGCATGCCCGTGGAAGTCTACATCAAAACACACCCCCGCACGGTTCTCCAGTATCTCATGGAACCGGTCACCGCCGGCCTGCGCAAGGCGTTGCGGGAGCAGTAG
- a CDS encoding type I secretion system permease/ATPase: protein MFRFIPKSLIPLYATAFFFSLFINVLSLAVPLHMLQIFDRVLTGRSEATLIFVTLAALLALTIMGVLEGLRSRLLVRLGNRVDQRMGDPVIKAMFTPKGIPGTPSYERGAADLNAVKTFLGGTGIFAFFDLPWLPVYLAVTFMLHPVIGMVSTVGAAVLFLLLFVNESLTRKAAREAAESSSQAATILRTAQRNVHAVYAMGMLPDIVARWQRSGGRDLAMETRVHNRTGLSAAMTKSLRMGLQAIILSVGAVLVIANEITAGVMIVGSIMMGKALQPLDLILAGWRQFQEARLAAGRLNEALPGLEAKDTLDRHLVLKSNKLPLGSVDSVPASPPGLIVHDLNLRLLDRPILSNLSLDLPPGRIMALVGPSGAGKTTLAGALVGLHPPESGELLLDSHDLTNLDETLRSSLIGYLPQDVELLPATVGQNIGRMSDENAEAVVAAAQAAGAHELILRLPRGYDTPVAPRAANLSAGQRQRIALARALYCNPRLLVLDEPDANLDDEGRQALAQAIAAARTNDNLILLISHRPWILKMADMVIQLEEGRIISP, encoded by the coding sequence ATGTTCCGCTTCATCCCCAAATCCCTCATCCCGCTCTACGCCACGGCCTTCTTTTTCAGCCTGTTCATCAACGTGCTCAGTCTGGCCGTGCCGTTGCACATGCTCCAAATTTTCGATCGGGTGCTTACCGGACGCAGCGAGGCCACGTTGATCTTCGTAACCCTGGCTGCTCTGCTGGCCCTTACGATCATGGGCGTTCTGGAGGGACTGCGCTCCCGACTCCTGGTTCGGCTGGGCAACCGGGTGGACCAGCGCATGGGCGATCCGGTGATCAAGGCCATGTTCACGCCCAAGGGGATTCCCGGTACACCGAGTTACGAGCGCGGCGCCGCAGACCTGAACGCGGTGAAGACGTTTCTCGGCGGCACCGGCATTTTCGCCTTTTTCGACCTGCCCTGGCTGCCAGTCTATCTGGCCGTGACCTTCATGCTCCACCCCGTGATCGGCATGGTCTCCACGGTCGGAGCCGCGGTGCTTTTCCTGCTGCTGTTCGTCAACGAATCCCTGACCCGCAAGGCGGCCCGTGAAGCCGCGGAGTCCTCCTCCCAGGCGGCGACCATTCTTCGCACGGCCCAGCGCAACGTGCACGCCGTTTACGCCATGGGCATGCTTCCGGACATTGTGGCCCGTTGGCAACGCAGCGGGGGCCGCGACCTGGCCATGGAAACCAGGGTCCACAACCGGACCGGGCTCAGCGCGGCCATGACCAAGTCCCTGCGCATGGGACTACAGGCCATCATTCTCAGCGTAGGTGCGGTGCTGGTGATCGCCAACGAGATCACCGCCGGAGTGATGATCGTAGGATCCATCATGATGGGCAAGGCCCTCCAGCCTCTGGACCTGATCCTGGCCGGTTGGAGACAGTTTCAGGAAGCCCGCCTGGCCGCGGGACGTTTGAACGAGGCTCTGCCGGGCTTGGAGGCCAAGGACACACTGGATCGGCATCTTGTACTAAAATCCAATAAACTGCCATTGGGTTCGGTCGATTCCGTTCCCGCATCTCCCCCGGGCCTGATCGTCCATGACCTGAACCTTCGGCTCCTTGATCGCCCGATTCTCTCCAACCTCTCCCTGGACCTGCCGCCCGGCCGAATCATGGCCCTGGTCGGTCCCAGCGGGGCCGGAAAAACAACCCTGGCCGGGGCCCTGGTGGGTCTACATCCTCCGGAGTCCGGCGAACTGCTACTCGACAGCCACGACCTGACCAACCTGGACGAAACGTTGCGATCCTCGCTCATCGGCTATCTGCCCCAGGATGTAGAACTGCTCCCGGCCACGGTGGGCCAGAACATCGGCCGGATGAGCGACGAGAACGCCGAAGCCGTCGTAGCCGCGGCCCAGGCCGCCGGAGCGCACGAGTTGATCCTCCGCCTACCCCGGGGCTACGATACCCCTGTCGCGCCGCGGGCCGCCAACCTCTCCGCCGGGCAGCGCCAGCGCATCGCCCTGGCCCGGGCTTTGTACTGCAACCCGCGGCTGCTGGTTCTGGACGAGCCCGACGCCAACCTGGACGACGAGGGCCGCCAGGCCCTGGCCCAGGCCATCGCCGCGGCCAGAACCAACGACAACCTCATCCTGCTCATCTCCCACCGCCCTTGGATCCTCAAAATGGCCGACATGGTCATCCAGCTTGAAGAGGGAAGGATCATATCCCCATAA
- a CDS encoding type I secretion system permease/ATPase — protein MSYPATISTHNVHPLSASSKPAGMDPVTAKLRALTRQVFGRTLLFSFVAGVLRLAVPINMLAMYSIVIPSKDPLNAYVITGAALGALLAMGMLELIRSRLMIRYGVAVQRDLSDKVLSGMLRDSAEMHSQGFSEAMGNLQKVRNFVSSPAVFALFDCLLSPFLLLIVFLIHPIMGLTALIAIGCVALLAWRMEKGSKVPLKQASSLAGKNNSFLQDCLRGRHAIQAMGMTRSVSGLWRRDQDKILALQSEASDKAGRLSAMSKLVTMGNTVVLFGIGAHLVISSPLGAGNVLMAVIIAGQAIMPLHQAISNWTNLQEARQAYGNLKELLALSAEQAERMELPPPKGALDLEQLVFALPGQSILRGVSLSLEPGEFLGVIGPMAAGKTTLARLLTGVIRPTSGTIRLDGADMYNWDQTRLGKFLGYLPQEVELFPGTISENISRMAEPDPEFLDRAAAMSGLDSALLGQPDGLDTVIAEGGANLPGGLRQRIGLARALYGNPRLIILDEPDANLDQAGRDALLAALAELKRRQVTVVMVTHRVSLIVRSDKLLVLQQGAPVQYGPTQDVLAKLQNK, from the coding sequence ATGTCTTACCCCGCAACCATCTCCACCCATAACGTCCATCCCCTCAGCGCGTCCTCCAAACCTGCCGGTATGGACCCGGTCACGGCCAAGCTCCGCGCCCTGACCCGCCAAGTTTTTGGTCGCACTTTGCTCTTCAGTTTCGTGGCCGGTGTCCTGCGCTTGGCCGTACCGATAAACATGTTGGCCATGTACAGCATCGTCATTCCCAGTAAGGATCCGCTCAACGCCTACGTCATCACCGGCGCGGCCCTGGGGGCGCTCCTGGCCATGGGGATGTTGGAACTGATCCGCTCCAGGCTGATGATCCGATATGGAGTCGCTGTGCAGCGCGACCTGTCCGACAAGGTACTTTCCGGTATGCTTCGGGATTCCGCCGAGATGCACTCCCAGGGTTTTTCCGAGGCCATGGGCAACCTCCAAAAGGTACGCAATTTCGTCAGTTCCCCTGCGGTGTTCGCGCTGTTTGACTGCCTTCTTTCCCCGTTCCTCCTGCTCATCGTCTTTCTGATCCACCCGATCATGGGCTTGACGGCCTTGATTGCCATCGGCTGCGTTGCCCTGTTGGCCTGGAGGATGGAAAAAGGTTCCAAAGTCCCTTTGAAACAAGCAAGTTCTTTGGCTGGCAAGAACAACTCGTTTTTACAGGATTGCCTCCGAGGCAGGCACGCCATTCAGGCCATGGGGATGACCAGATCCGTTTCCGGACTTTGGCGCCGGGACCAGGACAAGATACTGGCTTTGCAATCAGAAGCCAGCGACAAGGCCGGGCGGCTTTCAGCCATGTCCAAGCTGGTGACCATGGGCAACACGGTCGTATTGTTCGGCATCGGCGCTCACCTCGTGATCAGTTCGCCCTTGGGCGCCGGCAATGTTCTGATGGCCGTGATTATTGCCGGACAGGCCATCATGCCCTTGCATCAAGCCATAAGCAACTGGACCAATCTTCAGGAAGCCCGCCAAGCCTATGGCAACCTGAAGGAACTGCTGGCTTTATCCGCCGAACAGGCAGAGCGCATGGAACTACCCCCTCCCAAGGGTGCATTGGACCTGGAACAACTGGTCTTCGCCCTTCCCGGACAATCTATTCTGCGCGGCGTTTCCCTCTCGCTGGAGCCCGGAGAGTTCCTGGGCGTGATCGGTCCCATGGCCGCCGGCAAGACCACCCTGGCCCGCCTGCTGACCGGGGTGATCAGACCCACTTCCGGAACCATCCGCCTGGACGGGGCTGACATGTACAATTGGGACCAGACCCGCCTGGGAAAATTTCTGGGCTATCTACCCCAGGAAGTTGAACTTTTTCCCGGGACCATCAGCGAGAACATCTCCCGGATGGCCGAGCCGGACCCTGAGTTCCTCGACCGCGCCGCGGCCATGTCCGGACTGGATTCCGCCCTGCTCGGGCAGCCCGACGGCCTGGACACCGTAATTGCTGAAGGCGGGGCCAACCTCCCCGGAGGGCTGCGCCAACGCATCGGCCTCGCAAGGGCTCTCTACGGCAACCCGCGACTGATCATCCTGGACGAGCCGGATGCCAACCTGGACCAGGCCGGCCGCGACGCACTCCTGGCCGCCCTGGCAGAACTCAAGCGACGCCAGGTCACCGTGGTCATGGTCACCCACCGCGTCTCCCTGATCGTCCGCTCCGATAAACTCCTGGTCCTCCAACAAGGCGCCCCGGTCCAATACGGTCCCACGCAAGACGTCCTGGCCAAGCTTCAAAACAAATAA
- a CDS encoding toxin-antitoxin system HicB family antitoxin, producing MHSTYSITLLWDEHRHGYSAYCPELPELSAFSSSPATAAAGIETQILARLDEMHGRGDTPPAPRHCVSFSGQFRLRLPKSLHAALSREAEDEGLSLNGYIQYLLAARYTSTKTVQPSTLHRIDDIQETVRLIQDRVDSLTFTQEEYPSFLWNNESASTISLQ from the coding sequence ATGCATTCCACCTATTCCATAACCCTTCTCTGGGACGAACATAGACACGGTTACTCCGCGTACTGCCCTGAACTCCCAGAATTGAGCGCCTTTTCCTCCTCCCCCGCAACCGCCGCCGCCGGGATTGAAACTCAGATTCTGGCGCGGCTCGACGAGATGCATGGCCGCGGAGATACTCCTCCTGCTCCGCGGCACTGCGTCTCCTTCAGCGGGCAATTCCGCCTCCGGCTGCCCAAAAGCCTGCATGCCGCCTTGTCTCGGGAAGCAGAAGACGAAGGCCTCTCCTTGAACGGCTATATCCAATACCTTCTGGCCGCACGGTACACCTCGACCAAAACGGTCCAGCCGAGCACCTTGCACCGGATCGACGACATCCAGGAAACCGTCCGCCTGATCCAGGACAGGGTCGACAGCCTGACCTTCACCCAGGAAGAGTACCCGAGCTTCCTCTGGAACAACGAATCCGCCTCCACCATTTCACTGCAATGA
- a CDS encoding TolC family protein yields the protein MSKKYVSSLRSLSRHVLTGLLVIALAFPPLSTLAGDFENNALDASGALFLEMEECVQIGLTRNPRVKAAEHAVNRAGSEVHASFADFLPRVDTGFQARRLRQVRSGQPPQESEENEDAAQNGEDDQYDGPAEGEGARMLARALAKNNDSSSETANDSPLPENPTTQEPPAFNPFEELQQQLEQINEGLNQQTQALDGLNENLSNLDESLEELNVKLDDLQETLNRRPVDADSTSFDETVWYLRISQPVFTGFTITNTYLRSRLTREITEAELEYVRLEVARDIRLAFLNVLWAQEDMRSLEARITRLEAQLSAAEAFARLGMKPYLDVLQAEVDLSEARQEHTQVQNARRVHTARLLTLMGMPSDTPLEVAGRLESFQPDFALSLRDCLAESRNNRPDLFIAHKAVEVAEKDVHLAWGRFSPTASVDFAYNVQDRKYRDPEIGERYDYSDRQYWTLGLNVSMNLFEGGRSKAMVMRARHELFRIREEMLHHEMQAAYEVESAYLVLHEARQRIDSTVKVRAAAQEAYDMALVRYRTEIGTQTELLDAQERLARSETNTNQARAQYNRARAQLYFAMGRLESPPTQQTQ from the coding sequence ATGTCAAAAAAATACGTAAGTTCACTCAGATCGCTTTCAAGACATGTTCTCACCGGCTTGCTCGTCATTGCTCTCGCGTTCCCTCCTCTGTCGACCCTGGCCGGAGATTTTGAAAACAATGCCCTGGACGCCTCGGGTGCTCTGTTCCTGGAAATGGAGGAATGCGTCCAGATCGGTCTGACCCGCAACCCACGGGTCAAGGCCGCGGAACATGCCGTCAACCGGGCCGGTTCGGAGGTCCATGCATCTTTCGCCGATTTCCTCCCACGGGTCGACACGGGATTTCAGGCCCGCAGGCTGCGTCAGGTGCGCTCCGGGCAGCCCCCCCAGGAGTCTGAGGAAAATGAGGACGCGGCGCAAAATGGCGAGGACGACCAATACGACGGTCCAGCCGAAGGTGAAGGCGCCAGGATGCTGGCCCGCGCTCTGGCTAAAAACAACGATAGTTCCAGCGAGACCGCGAATGACTCCCCGCTCCCGGAAAATCCGACCACTCAGGAGCCTCCCGCTTTCAACCCCTTCGAAGAACTTCAACAGCAACTTGAACAGATCAATGAGGGCCTGAATCAGCAGACCCAGGCCCTGGACGGCCTGAACGAGAATCTGAGCAACCTCGATGAAAGCCTGGAGGAACTCAACGTAAAGCTGGACGATCTTCAGGAAACCCTGAACCGCCGCCCCGTCGACGCGGACTCCACCAGCTTCGACGAGACCGTCTGGTATCTGCGCATCAGTCAACCCGTTTTCACCGGCTTCACCATCACCAACACCTACCTCCGGTCCCGGCTGACCCGTGAAATAACAGAGGCGGAACTGGAATACGTCCGCCTTGAAGTGGCCCGGGACATTCGCTTGGCCTTCCTGAACGTGCTGTGGGCCCAGGAGGATATGCGCAGCCTGGAGGCCCGGATCACCCGCCTGGAAGCCCAGCTTTCAGCGGCCGAAGCCTTCGCGCGTCTCGGCATGAAGCCCTACCTGGACGTGCTGCAGGCCGAAGTGGACCTCAGTGAAGCCCGCCAGGAGCATACCCAGGTGCAAAACGCCCGGCGGGTCCACACTGCCCGCCTGTTGACTCTGATGGGCATGCCCTCGGACACCCCTTTGGAAGTCGCCGGTCGGCTGGAGTCTTTCCAGCCCGACTTCGCCCTGTCCCTGCGCGACTGCCTGGCCGAATCCCGAAACAATCGCCCGGACCTGTTCATCGCCCACAAGGCCGTGGAAGTGGCTGAAAAAGACGTTCACCTGGCCTGGGGCCGATTCTCCCCCACGGCATCCGTCGACTTCGCCTACAACGTCCAGGATCGAAAGTATCGAGATCCGGAAATAGGTGAACGCTACGATTACAGCGATCGGCAATACTGGACCCTGGGCCTGAACGTCTCCATGAACCTGTTCGAGGGGGGCCGCTCCAAAGCCATGGTCATGCGCGCGCGCCACGAACTCTTCCGAATTCGGGAGGAGATGCTGCACCACGAGATGCAGGCCGCGTACGAAGTGGAGTCAGCTTACCTGGTCCTGCATGAAGCCCGACAGCGCATCGACTCTACGGTCAAGGTCCGGGCCGCGGCCCAAGAAGCCTACGACATGGCCCTGGTCCGCTACCGCACCGAAATCGGCACCCAGACCGAACTCCTGGACGCCCAGGAACGCCTGGCCCGCTCGGAAACCAATACCAACCAGGCCCGGGCCCAATACAACCGTGCCCGCGCCCAACTTTACTTCGCCATGGGCCGACTCGAATCCCCCCCAACCCAACAAACCCAATAA